The following DNA comes from Arcobacter cloacae.
TCAAAAGAGAAATTTGTAAAAGATTTCGTAAATGCTTGGACAAAAGTGATGAATCTTGATAGATTTGATCTTAAAAAATAAGTAATATAGCAGTTTTTACTGCTATATTTGACTTTTACATACCTTTCTTTAATCTTTATAATTCTAAATTCGATAAAATACTCTCTTACAAAAAACAAGGATTTTTTATGACAAAAGAACAATTTTTAAATGACTTACAAAAAATATATGATTTTTTAAATGAGCAAAAAACAAAAACAAATGAACTGATAAAATTTTTAGAAAATGAAGAGTTTGATAAACTAACACTTATAGATGATTTTGCAAAATCTTTAAATCTTGAAATGACAAGTGATTTAAGATTTGCACTTGTTACAAGACTTGTAAACTTAAGAGATGATAGTTTAGTTCAAGTTCTAAAAAAGCTTGAAAAAAATGAGAAAGAAATCATCTCTTACCAAGAAAAAGCATACCAATTTGTAAAAGAGTATTGGCATAACAAACATACAAAATTTATTGATTTTATCGTTGAAAATAAACTTTTAACACCTTTTTATAGGGAAGTATTTATTGGAGTTTATAACGTAGGACTTCAAATGTCATCTTGGCAAACTTCTTGGACAGCTCATATTATAAATGGAATAAATAAAGAGTTAGTTGCCAAATTTGATGGCGATGAAGCAAAGATTATGAAATATCTTGAAGATGAAAAACTTTTTGATTTAGGACATGGTGGAATTACTGCTGATAGATGTTATTCTGCTTTAGTAAAAGATGGTGACAAATACAAATCTCAAGCTTATATAAAAGCTTTCAAAAAAGAGACAACAGAAGTTATAGATGCCCTTGAAGAATTTGCAGATAAACTAATCGAACTTGAAGATGAAATCTATAATCAAAAATGGGATTATGTTTTATATATTCAAGCACTTATAAAAGCCTTTAGTGAAGATAGAACAAATGAATTAGTTTCAAAATGGGCAGATGTTGATAGAGCGTGGATGAAAATTAAAACTCCAATTCAAATCGGACATCCACTTGAATACTATGAAGACCACTTTAGAAAAGCTGTTGCACTTGAATGGGATATTAGACTTACAAATCCAAAATTTGCTCAAAATGACCATAGGGTAAATAAAATAAAATCTGCATTTGCAAAAATATATTCTAGTTTTGAGCCAAATGTAAAAAGTGAAGAGTATAAAAAAATCTATGATTTTTCTTTCAAATCACTTGATAAAGTTCAACTTTATGTGGGACGACCAGCTCTATTTTTTGGAGCAGAATTAAATGGACTATTTTCAGCGCAAGTTGTACCAAATGATGAAGTTGTAAGTCTTGAAGAAGGTAAAAAAATCTTTGCATTTTCTGATGAGATTTTACAAACAAGCAGGGCTAAACCATTTTTAAAACTTTCAAGAGAGATATTTGGACAAGAGTTATTAACAAAAGATAGAACTTTCCTTTTTAATGAAACAGCTTCTTGGCATCAAGTTTATGATATTAGCACTATTGGGCATGAATATGGACATATTTTGTGGTGCG
Coding sequences within:
- the ciaB gene encoding invasion protein CiaB, whose protein sequence is MTKEQFLNDLQKIYDFLNEQKTKTNELIKFLENEEFDKLTLIDDFAKSLNLEMTSDLRFALVTRLVNLRDDSLVQVLKKLEKNEKEIISYQEKAYQFVKEYWHNKHTKFIDFIVENKLLTPFYREVFIGVYNVGLQMSSWQTSWTAHIINGINKELVAKFDGDEAKIMKYLEDEKLFDLGHGGITADRCYSALVKDGDKYKSQAYIKAFKKETTEVIDALEEFADKLIELEDEIYNQKWDYVLYIQALIKAFSEDRTNELVSKWADVDRAWMKIKTPIQIGHPLEYYEDHFRKAVALEWDIRLTNPKFAQNDHRVNKIKSAFAKIYSSFEPNVKSEEYKKIYDFSFKSLDKVQLYVGRPALFFGAELNGLFSAQVVPNDEVVSLEEGKKIFAFSDEILQTSRAKPFLKLSREIFGQELLTKDRTFLFNETASWHQVYDISTIGHEYGHILWCDDETESVMNKTGNFKNIEEFKATTGGLISYLLDVDTDELHLKEQVLIDLVKRSVGLIGWMEVDEVQPYYCEGLIHLSGLFESGVLSWDNENKKLSIDISDKKFEALKAWYITNYTALAKHYLDKLDATQFLNNYATKKEKYFMPNDETINSFVKYYFKRYQEIGQELDTEDKKSNYIK